TCGTCACGCCCCGCTGCCTCAGGCGCAGCACCACGTGCCGGAACATCGCGGAGTAGTCCTCGGCGGTCATGCCCGAACCCGGCTCCTCCCGCACGTCGTTCTCCGGCTCGTGGTGCACGGTCAGGAAGAACCTCTCGGGGAAGCTCCCGCGGATGTGGTCGGCCAGCCGGTCGATCCGCCGGTCGATCGCACCGCCGGCGATCTCCGCCCAGGTGTGGCCGAAGGACGGCTTCCAGTTGACCAGCAGGAGCCTGCGGCGGGCGGGATCGCGCGCGATCGCGCGCTCCTCGGAGGTCGGGAAGAGCTCCGAGCCCCGGTGGTAGACGTGCATGATGTCGGCCGGTCGGCCCATACGCCCCTCGGTCTGCTCCAGCGCCGGCCCGGGGCGCCTCCCGGTGAAGACCTCCGGCGCGACCCCCCACCATGCCCCGCACGAGGGGACGAGCCTGGCGGTGACCTCGCAGGCGGGGGCCGACGGGCGGATGCCCAGCATGGCGTTGACCCGGGCCGTCATGCGCTCCGGCGAGTCCTCGGTAACCGCCGGAGGGTGACCGCAGGCGCCCATTCCGAGGACCAGAACGAGACCCACGCCGCCAATTATCATCTTGCGCGACAATATCCCCAAAAAGGTATTTATCCCATACAACGGTCCCTCACAGATGCTCCGCTCACGCATTTCCCGGCTTTACTCGCATCACACCTTCCCACCCCCCGGACGTGCCATGTCACAGAGTTCGCCGGACCGCACCATACTTCACCTAGAGAAGGGGAGAAATGTCGGACAAACACTAGTTATCTCGCCGTGATTGACAATGACGACCCGAAGAAAAACTTGCGTATCGGGTCGGAGAAATGGCGAGCCGACCTATAGTTCCTAGGGTCCTGAAGCGTCAACGCCGCCCGAAAGGGACCGCATAATGAGCCTGCCGCCGGACGTCCCGGTCCGCCGCTCCGGCGGAGAGCCGGCGGACTACACGTCCCTTCTCCGTCGCAGATGGCCGACCCTCCTGATCTTCCTCGCGGCCGGGCTCGGCGGCGGCGCCGCCCTGTTCCAGCTCACCCCTCCCGCCTACACCGCCTCCACCCAGGTGCTGGTGGCCGCGACGGGCCTCCCCGAACAGACCAACCAGGTGACCAATCGGCAGCGCGAGCCGCTCAACCTCGACACCGAGGTGCAGATCGCCCAGTCCGCGACGGTCGCCAAGAAGGTCAAGACCGCGCTCAAGAGCACGCCGGGGCCCGTCGAGGTGTCCGTGCCGCCCAACACCTCGGTTCTGCAGATCTCCTACACCGCCGCCGACCCGCGCACCGCGGTCGCCGGGGCCGACGCCTATGCCCAGGCCTATCTGGCCAACCGGCGCGAGTCCACCACACAGGCACTGGACGCCCAGCTCAAGGCGCTTCTCGCCAAGCTGAAACAGGTCAGCGCGAGCCTGGTCACGGTGGTGGACTCGCTCCCCGCGCTGGCGCGGGGCACGGCCGAGCGGACCATCGCCCTGCAGCGGCAGAACGTCCTCAGCCGACAGGTCTACAACCTCACCGTCAAATACGACGCGCTCAAGACCATCGCCGTCACCCCGGGATCGGTGATCAGCGACGCGGTCACGCCGGCCAGGCCCAGCTCCCCCAGCGCCCCCCTCAACCTCGGCAGCGGCCTCATGCTCGGGCTGCTCGCCGGAGCCGGGGTCGCCTGGGGCCGCGACCGTCTGGACACCCGGATCCGCCAGGGCTCCGACGTAAAGCGCCTGACCGGCCTCGACATCGTCAGCGCACGGGAGATCAAGGAGCTGACGGGCACGGGGAGTGCCGTGCTGCTGGTCAGCGTGCCGGGTACGACCTCGCGGGAGGTGACGCAGGCCGTGCGGCAGCTCAACGAACGCGGGATCCCGGTGATCGGCGCGATCGTCACCCCGCCGGGCGAGCCGTCTGACACCTACAACCCCCGCGACTCCGGCCCGTCCTCCACGAGGAGGACCTCCACCCGGAGCCGGCGTGCGCCGGGCCCGCCCCCGAGCGACACGCTGGTCTTTCCGGCATGAGAGGCCTGCACCGGGCGGCGTGGCCGATCGCCGCGCTGCTGGTGGGATATCCGCTGTGGTGGGCGCTGGGCTTCGGCGGGCTGTCGGTGATCGTGCTGGCGGTGCCGATGGGGCTGATCCTCCTGCGGCGGCGGCCGATCAGGGCACCGCGGGGGTTCGGGCTCTGGCTGCTGCTCCTGGCGGGCTACCTGGTCAGCGCCCTCATGCTCGACGAGATGCCCCCGGACACCTACGGCGAGTTCAGCGCCGGGCGGGTGATCGGCTACGTGATGCGACTGCTCCTCTACATCTCACTAATGATCATGGTGCTCTACCTGGGCAACCTCACCGAGCGGGAGCTGCCCCAGCTCACGCTGGTGCGCATGCTCGGCACGCTGTTCGTCACCACCGTCGTGGGTGGCCTCGTGGGCGTGATCGCTCCGCACGCCGACTTCACCTCGCCGGTCGAGCGGGTCCTGCCCGGGTGGGTCAGCGGCAACTCCTTCGTCCACAACCTGATCCACCCCACCACCGCCCAGGTGCAGAAGGTCCTCGGCCACGCCTCCCCTCGCCCGGAGGCCCCGTTCGAGTGGGCCAACGCCTGGGGCAGCAACATCTCGGTGCTGCTCATCTGGTTCGTGGTCGGCTGGTGGGTGTACGGCGGGCCGCGCAGGCGCCTGGCCGTGGCCCCGCTGATCGCCCTGGCCGCCGTCCCGATCGTCTACTCCCTCAACCGCGGCCTCTGGATCGGCCTGGGCGTCGCCGTCGCCTACCTGTTCCTGCGGCTGGGCACGCGGGCCCGTGTCGTGGTCTGCTCGGCCACCGCCTGCGGGGCGCTGGTGTTCTTCCTCAGCCCGCTGCAGGCGATGGTGGCCCAGCGGCTGGACAACCCGCACAGCAACGACATCCGCGCCTTCACCGTGTCGGCGACCGTCGCCGCCGCGGGCACCTCCCCGGTCATCGGCTACGGCAACACCCGCAACGCGACGGGTAACCACCGCACGGTCACCACGGGGAAGACCGACTGGTGTGACACCTGCGGCCATCCCCCGCTGGGCAGCGACGGCCAGCTCTGGCACCTGCTGATCACGCAGGGGTTCGTCGGAGCCGCGCTCTACGTGGCGTTCTTCACCGGGGCCATCCGCCGTCACTGGCACGACCGGAGCCCGATCGGTCTGGCCGGAGTCCTGGTGATGATCCTGACCCTGCTCTACATGTTCGTCTACGACGGGCTGGTCACGCCGCTCAGCCTGTATCTGATCTCGTTCGCGCTGCTCTGGAGAAACGGGATGGCGGGCGGGGTCACATGAGCGACGCCCGTGTCCGGCTGCGCTACCTCGGCGAGACCCTCGACCTGCTGTTCCCCGGTTCCGGCGAGGCCCGGCCCTACAGCGTGCTCCCCCACTCCCTTCTCCCCCGCAGGCTGGCCCCCCGCGCCTGGTGGCATCCCGGCAGGAAGATCATGGTTCCGTCGGGGGAGGCCACGATCGCGACCTACCTCAGCGAGGTGCTGAGCGCCCCGGTCCGGGTCGTGCTGCACGTCCGGCCCGCCCTGCGGATCAACCGCAAGCCCATCCTGGAGGCCCACACCCCGGACGGGCTGGCCGCCTTCGTGAAGATCGGCGACACCGACCGGGTCCGCGAGCTCCTCGCGAACGAGGCACGGACCCTTCACCTGCTGGCCGGCGTGCCGCTGAAGACCGTCGTCGCGCCGTCCGTGCTGCACCACGGATCCTGGCGCGGTCTGTCCGTGCTCGCGCTCAGCCCGCTCCCCGTACGGCGTGGC
Above is a genomic segment from Streptosporangium album containing:
- a CDS encoding Wzz/FepE/Etk N-terminal domain-containing protein codes for the protein MSLPPDVPVRRSGGEPADYTSLLRRRWPTLLIFLAAGLGGGAALFQLTPPAYTASTQVLVAATGLPEQTNQVTNRQREPLNLDTEVQIAQSATVAKKVKTALKSTPGPVEVSVPPNTSVLQISYTAADPRTAVAGADAYAQAYLANRRESTTQALDAQLKALLAKLKQVSASLVTVVDSLPALARGTAERTIALQRQNVLSRQVYNLTVKYDALKTIAVTPGSVISDAVTPARPSSPSAPLNLGSGLMLGLLAGAGVAWGRDRLDTRIRQGSDVKRLTGLDIVSAREIKELTGTGSAVLLVSVPGTTSREVTQAVRQLNERGIPVIGAIVTPPGEPSDTYNPRDSGPSSTRRTSTRSRRAPGPPPSDTLVFPA
- a CDS encoding glycoside hydrolase family 26 protein, giving the protein MGLVLVLGMGACGHPPAVTEDSPERMTARVNAMLGIRPSAPACEVTARLVPSCGAWWGVAPEVFTGRRPGPALEQTEGRMGRPADIMHVYHRGSELFPTSEERAIARDPARRRLLLVNWKPSFGHTWAEIAGGAIDRRIDRLADHIRGSFPERFFLTVHHEPENDVREEPGSGMTAEDYSAMFRHVVLRLRQRGVTNAVTVMTYMGAPNWAAEPWFERLYPGDDVVDWVAMDPYVDDRVHSFDGLVNKTREGFAGWPGFYRWMQSHFPAKPIMIAEWGVFERRAEPGFKEAFFSSVRREMRLYPQIKALVYFDSPRAPRGDTRFDTTPGGLRTFSDLARDPYLRAGAVPEQ